A window from Anser cygnoides isolate HZ-2024a breed goose chromosome 1, Taihu_goose_T2T_genome, whole genome shotgun sequence encodes these proteins:
- the RPS11 gene encoding small ribosomal subunit protein uS17, whose amino-acid sequence MADTQTERAYQKQPTIFQNKKRVLLGEGGKEKLPRYYKNIGLGFKTPKEAIEGTYIDKKCPFTGNVSIRGRILSGVVTKMKMQRTIVIRRDYLHYIRKYNRFEKRHKNMSVHLSPCFRDVQIGDIVTVGECRPLSKTVRFNVLKVTKAAGTKKQFQKF is encoded by the exons ATGGCGGACACGCAG ACCGAGCGGGCCTACCAGAAGCAGCCCACGATCTTCCAGAACAAGAAGCGGGTGCTGCTGGGCGAGGGCGGCAAGGAGAAGCTGCCCCGCTACTACAAGAACATCGGCCTCGGCTTCAAGACTCCCAAGGAG GCTATTGAGGGCACCTACATCGATAAGAAGTGCCCTTTCACTGGTAATGTCTCCATCCGTGGCCGAATCCTGTCAG GTGTGGTTACCAAGATGAAGATGCAGCGCACCATTGTCATCCGTCGGGACTACTTGCACTACATCCGCAAGTACAACCGATTTGAAAAGCGCCATAAGAACATGTCTGTGCATCTCTCCCCCTGCTTCAG GGATGTCCAGATTGGGGACATCGTCACCGTCGGAGAGTGCCGTCCCCTCAGCAAGACTGTCCGGTTCAATGTCCTCAAAGTCACAAAGGCTGCTGGTACCAAGAAGCAATTCCAGAAGTTTTAA